A genome region from Christensenella minuta includes the following:
- a CDS encoding DUF3021 family protein yields MSKFKFYVTMNCVSFTVLMLLFTILSVTVGFAAVVPEAVLVLFLMTTCIAVMISFTDRLPISSPALQMIVDLADIVAVVFLIGGPTGFIPMEMPYVPIVLGMIGVVYLATFGVLVIKNKADAEDINKQIKKMKRK; encoded by the coding sequence ATGTCGAAATTTAAGTTTTACGTTACCATGAATTGCGTTTCCTTTACCGTACTGATGCTTTTGTTTACGATACTCTCGGTTACGGTGGGGTTTGCGGCCGTGGTGCCGGAAGCGGTGCTGGTCCTGTTCCTGATGACGACGTGTATCGCGGTGATGATTTCTTTTACCGACAGGCTGCCGATCAGCAGCCCGGCGCTGCAGATGATTGTCGACCTGGCCGATATTGTCGCGGTGGTGTTCCTGATCGGCGGGCCCACGGGCTTTATTCCCATGGAAATGCCCTACGTGCCAATTGTTCTCGGGATGATCGGCGTCGTATACCTCGCGACCTTTGGTGTGCTTGTTATCAAAAACAAAGCGGACGCGGAGGATATCAATAAGCAGATCAAAAAAATGAAACGGAAATGA
- a CDS encoding ABC transporter permease codes for MWAMTKRNLKVFFRDRSSVFFSLLAVFIIIALYAVFLGDTITGGMEDVEGIDFLMNSWIIAGILAVISMTSTLGAFGIMVEDRAKKIVKDFTVSPIGRGSLAGGYIFCAFAVGVIMSLLALVAGEIFIVASGGEVLSMENMLKVIGGIFLSVLSSSSIVLFIVSFFKSQNAFGTASTVIGTLIGFLTGVYIPIGSLPEAVQGIIRAFPVSYSASFFRTVMTEQPAAVSFAGAPESMVRDFDTALGVKFEFGGEMTTPAACIAVMVITAAAFYALSIWNLSRKKK; via the coding sequence ATGTGGGCAATGACAAAACGCAACTTAAAAGTATTCTTCAGGGACAGAAGCTCGGTGTTTTTTTCCCTGCTCGCCGTATTTATCATCATCGCGCTGTATGCGGTGTTCCTCGGCGACACGATTACAGGCGGCATGGAAGATGTGGAAGGGATCGACTTTCTGATGAACAGCTGGATCATCGCGGGGATCCTCGCAGTGATCTCCATGACGTCCACGCTGGGCGCGTTCGGCATCATGGTGGAGGACCGCGCGAAAAAGATCGTCAAGGATTTTACGGTGTCCCCCATCGGACGGGGCAGCCTCGCGGGCGGTTATATTTTCTGCGCGTTTGCCGTGGGCGTCATCATGAGCCTGCTTGCGCTGGTTGCCGGCGAGATTTTTATCGTTGCGTCCGGCGGGGAGGTGCTTTCCATGGAGAATATGCTCAAGGTGATCGGCGGGATTTTTCTTTCGGTCCTGTCGTCGAGCTCCATCGTGCTTTTTATCGTCTCGTTTTTCAAAAGCCAGAATGCGTTCGGAACGGCGAGCACTGTCATCGGCACGCTGATCGGCTTTCTTACCGGCGTCTATATTCCCATCGGCAGTCTGCCCGAGGCGGTGCAGGGGATCATCCGGGCGTTTCCGGTCTCTTACTCCGCGTCTTTTTTCCGCACAGTGATGACAGAGCAACCTGCCGCGGTTTCCTTTGCCGGCGCGCCCGAAAGCATGGTGCGGGACTTCGATACGGCGCTTGGCGTGAAATTTGAATTCGGCGGGGAAATGACGACGCCCGCGGCATGTATTGCGGTCATGGTAATTACGGCGGCTGCGTTTTACGCGCTTTCCATCTGGAACCTCTCGAGAAAGAAAAAATAG
- a CDS encoding ribbon-helix-helix domain-containing protein translates to MEKFKVNTNDGKISSINRTIRLKPEYFEKIMELSEKTGVSFNKIVNQCIEYALNNMEEK, encoded by the coding sequence ATGGAAAAATTCAAGGTCAATACAAACGACGGCAAAATTTCGTCCATCAACCGGACGATCCGTTTGAAGCCGGAATATTTTGAAAAAATTATGGAGTTGAGTGAAAAGACCGGCGTTTCCTTCAACAAAATCGTGAACCAGTGTATTGAGTATGCCTTAAATAATATGGAAGAAAAATAA
- a CDS encoding sodium-translocating pyrophosphatase, whose amino-acid sequence MDIMFWALIGAVIALVFAAVAASGVLKKSEGSEKIKKIAGAIRRGANAYLKRQYKTVAIFFVIVTIVLAILAATGFMTFFVPIAFIVGGVFSALAGFIGMKIATAANSRTVTGATKSLNSALRVSFSSGAVMGMTVVGLGLLYLTIWYFILNAYFAGDTAQIASNMLMFGMGASCMALFARVGGGIFTKAADVGADLVGKVEAGIPEDDPRNPATIADNVGDNVGDVAGMGADLYESYVGSIISAGALAVAAGLGGGGLALPMVLAALGIVASVIGSFFVKTKENASQKNLLSALHKGVYIAAAIVAVAGYFLVTGILGPDHVGVYVAILSGLVAGIIIGYYTEYVTSDHFKPTKDLAESTVTGPATTIISGIALGMKSTAVPVIVVVASVLISYFASGGTLGSGSFEVGLYGVAISAVGMLSTLGITLATDAYGPVADNAGGLAEMSGQDPVVRERTDALDSLGNTTAATGKGFAIGSAALTALALIAAFADQCQIDMSALSLLDPTVLMGLLIGAMLPFLFSSMTMSAVGKAAMKIVVEVRRQFREIKGIMTGEGEPDYESCVDICTKGALHLMLAPAILGFVAPIIVGLILGANGVVGMLGGATATGFVLAVMMSNSGGAWDNAKKYIEGGAHGGKGSEAHKAAVVGDTVGDPFKDTSGPSLNILIKLMSMVAVVFAAVIVQYGILQ is encoded by the coding sequence ATGGACATTATGTTTTGGGCCTTGATCGGCGCTGTCATTGCACTTGTGTTCGCAGCGGTCGCTGCATCCGGTGTGCTGAAAAAAAGCGAAGGCAGCGAAAAGATCAAGAAAATTGCCGGTGCCATCAGGCGGGGCGCGAACGCCTACCTGAAACGCCAGTATAAGACGGTTGCGATCTTTTTCGTCATCGTAACCATCGTCCTGGCGATCTTGGCCGCAACAGGCTTCATGACCTTCTTCGTACCGATCGCATTCATCGTGGGCGGCGTATTCTCCGCGCTCGCGGGTTTCATCGGTATGAAAATCGCCACGGCGGCGAATTCCCGTACGGTCACGGGCGCGACGAAGAGCCTCAATTCGGCGCTGCGCGTTTCGTTCTCTTCGGGCGCGGTTATGGGGATGACGGTCGTAGGCCTCGGCCTTCTGTATCTCACGATCTGGTATTTTATACTAAACGCGTATTTTGCGGGCGATACGGCGCAGATCGCGAGCAACATGCTGATGTTCGGCATGGGCGCTTCGTGCATGGCGCTGTTCGCGCGTGTGGGCGGCGGTATCTTCACCAAAGCGGCTGACGTAGGCGCAGACCTTGTCGGCAAGGTGGAGGCGGGCATCCCGGAAGACGATCCGCGCAACCCGGCAACCATTGCGGATAATGTCGGCGATAATGTCGGCGACGTTGCGGGAATGGGCGCGGACCTTTACGAATCCTACGTCGGGTCCATTATTTCGGCGGGCGCCCTCGCGGTTGCGGCGGGCCTCGGCGGCGGCGGACTGGCGCTTCCGATGGTTCTCGCGGCGCTTGGCATCGTTGCCAGCGTGATCGGCAGCTTTTTTGTGAAAACAAAGGAGAACGCTTCGCAGAAGAACCTGCTTTCCGCGCTTCATAAGGGCGTGTATATTGCAGCGGCGATCGTTGCCGTAGCGGGTTATTTCCTGGTAACGGGAATCCTCGGGCCGGACCATGTCGGCGTGTATGTGGCCATCCTTTCCGGTCTTGTTGCCGGCATTATCATCGGCTACTATACGGAATACGTCACGTCCGACCACTTCAAGCCCACCAAAGACCTTGCGGAGTCTACGGTAACGGGCCCGGCGACCACAATTATCAGCGGGATTGCTCTTGGCATGAAATCCACGGCGGTTCCGGTCATCGTAGTGGTTGCGAGCGTGCTCATCAGCTATTTTGCTTCGGGCGGAACGCTTGGCAGCGGCAGCTTTGAAGTCGGTCTTTACGGCGTTGCGATCTCTGCGGTAGGCATGCTTTCCACGCTCGGCATCACGCTTGCGACGGACGCTTACGGCCCGGTTGCAGATAATGCGGGCGGCCTCGCGGAAATGAGCGGTCAGGATCCGGTGGTACGTGAACGTACGGATGCGCTCGATTCGCTTGGAAATACGACGGCTGCAACGGGCAAGGGCTTTGCCATCGGCAGTGCGGCGCTTACGGCGCTTGCGTTGATCGCAGCGTTTGCGGACCAGTGCCAGATCGATATGTCGGCGCTCTCCCTGCTCGACCCGACGGTCCTGATGGGCCTGCTGATCGGCGCGATGCTTCCGTTCTTGTTCTCGTCCATGACAATGAGCGCGGTCGGGAAGGCGGCGATGAAGATCGTTGTCGAAGTGCGGCGGCAGTTCAGGGAGATTAAGGGAATCATGACAGGCGAAGGAGAGCCTGATTACGAATCGTGCGTGGACATCTGCACGAAGGGCGCGCTGCACCTGATGCTCGCTCCGGCGATCCTCGGATTCGTTGCCCCGATCATCGTGGGCCTTATCCTCGGCGCGAACGGCGTAGTCGGTATGCTCGGCGGCGCGACCGCTACGGGCTTTGTGCTTGCGGTTATGATGTCCAACTCCGGCGGCGCATGGGATAATGCGAAGAAATACATCGAGGGCGGTGCGCACGGCGGAAAAGGCAGTGAAGCCCACAAGGCCGCTGTTGTCGGCGATACGGTAGGCGATCCTTTCAAGGATACGTCCGGTCCGTCCCTCAATATCCTGATTAAGCTGATGTCTATGGTGGCGGTCGTTTTTGCGGCGGTTATCGTACAGTACGGCATTCTTCAGTAA
- a CDS encoding GntR family transcriptional regulator produces the protein MMVKLDPASKKPIYEQIVQEVKSLVMTGKLLPHEQVLSVRKAAKELGVNPNTVQKSYAILEREGILYSVTGKGDFVADNAARIKEMKKQEIRDMFIQVTREARDSGLWIDEIFTIVDEAYSTN, from the coding sequence ATGATGGTAAAGCTTGACCCGGCATCCAAAAAGCCGATCTATGAACAAATCGTCCAGGAGGTAAAGTCGCTTGTCATGACGGGAAAGCTGCTGCCGCATGAGCAGGTGCTTTCTGTGCGCAAGGCGGCAAAGGAGCTGGGCGTCAATCCCAATACGGTCCAAAAATCATACGCGATCCTCGAGCGGGAAGGCATCCTTTACTCTGTGACGGGAAAGGGCGATTTTGTGGCGGACAACGCCGCCCGCATCAAGGAGATGAAAAAGCAGGAAATCCGTGATATGTTCATACAGGTCACGCGGGAGGCGCGCGATTCCGGTTTGTGGATCGATGAAATATTCACCATCGTGGACGAGGCCTACTCGACAAACTGA
- a CDS encoding LytTR family DNA-binding domain-containing protein: MKLLIDQSPDNEEVEVTIKCGLIDPGLEKLIEQIRLYSFSVIAKRDGKTFQIRLGDVFYFESVDNRTFVYTEQEVYECGLKLYELESQVAKANFVRISKSCILNVMTLKNVRALLNGKMEAELENGEKVIVTRHYVETLKQKLGL; encoded by the coding sequence TTGAAACTTCTGATCGACCAGTCGCCGGACAATGAAGAGGTGGAGGTCACCATCAAATGCGGGCTTATCGATCCCGGACTTGAAAAACTGATCGAGCAGATCAGGCTGTATTCCTTTTCCGTCATAGCCAAACGGGACGGAAAGACCTTCCAGATACGGCTCGGGGATGTATTCTATTTTGAGTCGGTGGATAACCGCACCTTCGTTTATACGGAACAAGAGGTCTATGAATGCGGCCTGAAATTATACGAGCTGGAAAGCCAGGTCGCAAAGGCTAATTTTGTGCGCATCAGCAAATCGTGCATCCTGAACGTAATGACGCTCAAAAATGTGCGGGCGCTGCTGAACGGAAAAATGGAGGCGGAGCTTGAGAATGGCGAAAAAGTCATCGTCACACGCCATTATGTAGAAACGCTCAAGCAAAAGCTTGGCCTGTAA
- a CDS encoding carboxylesterase/lipase family protein, whose amino-acid sequence MLDAVRRTTCGKICGTVEKDVHVWRGIPYAQPPIGPLRFRPAQPVSAWDGVYMATAFGPACPQRKRRVGTSEDCLYLNIWSPRPDGKKRAVLFFIHGGSFAGGAGSDPEYDGTSLAKSGDVVVVTVNYRLGVLGFLDFSFLGEDFSPNCGLSDIVAALAWVHGNIEAFGGDPENITVFGQSAGAIAASVLPVMPSARNYVSKVIMMSGGPSLLYTKEHYRETARKFLSFMNISTPEELRLIPAEKLAAKQKKFASCCGLGDGTFMIEVDGALVPDYPIPAAAQGAARDIPILIGTTREELSFSCKKLLSRVLDIGSILKSDRNRESAETRQRIREAYRRYGRRAEAMMLTDRVFRMASVWYAEVYSQYARTWMYRFDYETPAMQLTALHACHSSDIPYVFGNLHARQYKWMFLLPAPRSRRKVLAEIQGDFIRFAKTGLLPWPRCGSGMTPAKCYDKRCRILPMVEPEIKREYEKSEFKRHSFKGLDYTGAGQR is encoded by the coding sequence ATGCTCGATGCGGTTCGCCGTACAACATGCGGAAAAATATGCGGGACGGTGGAAAAGGACGTCCATGTATGGCGGGGCATTCCTTATGCGCAGCCGCCCATAGGTCCGCTGCGGTTTCGCCCCGCGCAGCCTGTCTCCGCATGGGACGGGGTTTATATGGCAACGGCATTCGGACCCGCCTGCCCCCAGCGCAAAAGACGCGTCGGGACGAGCGAGGACTGTCTCTACCTCAACATCTGGTCTCCCCGGCCGGACGGTAAGAAGCGCGCGGTGCTTTTCTTTATCCACGGCGGTTCGTTCGCGGGCGGGGCGGGCAGCGATCCCGAATACGACGGGACGTCCCTGGCCAAAAGCGGGGACGTAGTGGTCGTGACGGTCAATTACCGGCTGGGCGTGCTCGGTTTTCTCGATTTCTCTTTCCTAGGGGAAGATTTCTCGCCGAACTGCGGGCTTTCCGATATCGTTGCCGCGCTCGCATGGGTGCACGGGAATATCGAAGCATTCGGCGGAGACCCGGAAAATATCACGGTGTTCGGCCAGTCTGCCGGGGCGATCGCCGCCTCCGTACTGCCCGTAATGCCTTCTGCGCGGAACTATGTATCTAAAGTTATCATGATGAGCGGCGGACCGTCGCTTTTGTATACGAAGGAGCATTACCGGGAAACCGCACGGAAATTCCTTTCATTTATGAATATCTCCACGCCGGAGGAACTGCGCCTGATCCCCGCGGAGAAGCTGGCGGCAAAACAGAAAAAATTTGCTTCCTGCTGCGGCCTCGGCGACGGAACCTTTATGATCGAGGTAGACGGAGCGCTGGTTCCCGATTACCCGATTCCCGCGGCGGCGCAGGGCGCCGCGAGGGATATCCCTATCCTGATCGGCACGACCCGGGAGGAGCTTTCCTTTTCCTGCAAAAAGCTTCTTTCCAGGGTGCTCGATATCGGAAGCATCTTAAAATCAGACCGCAACAGAGAAAGCGCAGAGACCCGGCAGCGGATCAGGGAGGCCTACAGACGGTATGGACGCCGTGCGGAAGCCATGATGCTGACAGACCGTGTTTTCCGTATGGCAAGCGTATGGTATGCCGAGGTCTACAGCCAATATGCGCGCACATGGATGTACCGTTTCGATTATGAAACCCCGGCCATGCAGCTTACCGCCCTGCATGCCTGCCATTCTTCGGATATCCCGTACGTCTTCGGCAATCTCCATGCCCGGCAGTATAAATGGATGTTCCTTCTGCCCGCGCCGCGTTCACGCCGCAAAGTGCTCGCGGAGATTCAGGGGGATTTCATCCGCTTTGCCAAAACCGGGCTTCTCCCGTGGCCGCGGTGCGGCAGCGGTATGACCCCGGCAAAGTGCTATGACAAACGCTGCCGCATCCTGCCCATGGTGGAGCCGGAGATCAAGCGCGAATATGAAAAAAGCGAATTCAAGCGCCACAGCTTTAAAGGGCTTGACTATACGGGAGCCGGTCAGCGATAA
- a CDS encoding DUF554 domain-containing protein produces the protein MPVGVIIDCLCIVAGGLAGAKIKDKVPQRISQPLNTVFGICAIAIGVISLTKLSSLPAVILSLILGTLAGELLRLDGRVRALFGKAISRMHFKIEGDRKEYMNFYVVVATVFCASGTNIFGAFTEGMTGDFTVLLSKAAMDIFASLIFATALGSAILIIVLPQFLILTACFYASRFIMPLISEPMLADFIAVGGLMTLALGFAIAKIKDVKAVNMLPALILVFPVSCLFHLSL, from the coding sequence ATGCCGGTAGGGGTAATAATCGATTGCCTGTGTATCGTCGCGGGCGGGCTCGCCGGGGCTAAAATAAAGGACAAGGTTCCCCAGCGCATTTCGCAGCCCCTTAATACTGTTTTCGGGATTTGCGCGATTGCCATCGGGGTGATCTCCCTGACAAAGCTGTCTTCCCTTCCGGCCGTGATCCTGTCGCTTATCCTAGGAACGTTGGCGGGGGAATTACTGCGGCTGGACGGCCGGGTCCGCGCCCTGTTTGGGAAAGCGATCTCCCGCATGCATTTTAAGATCGAAGGGGACCGGAAGGAGTACATGAATTTTTACGTGGTTGTGGCGACGGTCTTCTGCGCCAGCGGCACCAATATCTTCGGCGCTTTCACCGAGGGGATGACCGGGGATTTCACGGTGCTTCTTTCCAAGGCCGCGATGGATATTTTCGCGTCCCTTATCTTTGCCACGGCGCTCGGCTCTGCGATCCTTATCATTGTCCTCCCGCAGTTTTTGATCCTTACCGCCTGCTTTTACGCCAGCCGGTTTATCATGCCCCTTATAAGCGAACCGATGTTGGCCGATTTTATTGCCGTCGGCGGGCTGATGACACTTGCGCTTGGCTTTGCCATCGCCAAAATCAAGGACGTCAAGGCTGTTAATATGCTGCCCGCGCTTATCCTTGTTTTCCCGGTGTCCTGCCTGTTCCACCTGTCCCTGTAG
- a CDS encoding acyl carrier protein — MTDLSEVRKLLAEYSTCEISEITPEKRLTSDLELDSFSLLDAVAACEDHFRLSIPDEDLRRLDTVQDVVDYINAKAK; from the coding sequence ATGACAGATCTATCGGAAGTCCGGAAGCTCCTTGCGGAATATTCTACGTGCGAGATAAGCGAAATTACGCCGGAAAAGCGTTTAACAAGCGACCTGGAGCTTGATTCCTTTTCCCTGCTTGACGCCGTTGCCGCCTGTGAAGACCACTTCCGCCTTTCTATCCCGGACGAGGATTTAAGGCGCCTCGATACCGTCCAGGATGTGGTGGACTATATCAACGCGAAAGCAAAATAG
- a CDS encoding ABC transporter ATP-binding protein has translation MTKIITVEGLKKSYGNVRAVNGIDFYVEKGALFAFLGPNGAGKSTTIDIISTQLAPDAGRVLVDDRELGREDGAIRAEIGIVFQDSVLDALLTVRENLLLRGSLYGMGKDALRDAVTSAAFTADVMGFWNRPYGKLSGGQRRRADIARALVNTPQILFLDEPTTGLDPQTRRKVWDTIRLLQRERGMTIFLTTHYMEEAAQADYITIMDRGRILAKGTPAELKENYTRDMLKITPKREEKLSGLLKREGIAFQKTGGDFIIRLRHTAEAIGIIDKCREEIAGFEVRRGTMDDVFLNITGAEVRN, from the coding sequence ATGACAAAAATTATCACGGTGGAAGGCCTGAAAAAATCCTATGGAAATGTACGGGCTGTCAATGGAATCGACTTTTATGTGGAAAAAGGAGCGCTGTTTGCGTTTTTAGGGCCGAATGGGGCGGGAAAATCGACGACGATCGACATAATATCTACGCAGCTCGCGCCGGATGCGGGGCGGGTCCTGGTGGACGACCGCGAGCTAGGCCGGGAAGACGGGGCCATCCGGGCGGAAATCGGCATCGTTTTCCAGGACAGCGTTCTTGACGCACTGCTTACCGTGCGCGAAAACCTGCTGCTGCGGGGAAGCCTCTATGGAATGGGAAAAGACGCACTCAGGGACGCGGTCACATCCGCGGCGTTTACAGCGGATGTGATGGGGTTTTGGAACCGCCCGTACGGAAAGCTTTCCGGCGGGCAGCGGCGGCGTGCGGATATCGCCCGCGCTCTTGTTAATACGCCGCAAATACTATTCCTTGACGAACCGACAACGGGTCTTGATCCGCAGACCCGCCGCAAGGTATGGGATACGATCCGCCTGCTGCAAAGGGAGCGCGGCATGACAATCTTCCTTACCACGCACTACATGGAAGAGGCGGCGCAGGCGGACTACATCACCATCATGGACCGCGGACGCATTCTTGCCAAGGGAACGCCCGCGGAGCTCAAGGAAAATTATACCCGGGATATGCTTAAGATCACGCCCAAACGGGAAGAGAAGCTTTCCGGCCTCCTGAAGCGGGAAGGGATCGCTTTCCAAAAAACAGGCGGAGATTTTATCATCCGGCTGCGGCACACAGCGGAGGCAATCGGCATTATCGATAAATGCCGGGAAGAGATTGCCGGATTCGAGGTACGGCGGGGAACGATGGACGACGTTTTCCTGAACATTACAGGCGCGGAAGTGAGGAACTGA